In Clupea harengus chromosome 12, Ch_v2.0.2, whole genome shotgun sequence, the sequence GGAATGCCTATAGTGGAGATCGTGTGAGAGCGAAGCCCGCTGACACCCCCTATGGATCAGGGGTAATGTGAGTTTAAAGCAAAATGAGCTTTCCTTACATCAATGTATAATAATGCGAAATAACTAAAACCATgcattttttcccttctttctgaATATGATCGGCTAAACAAGAAACATTATGAAATATCCAAAGTCACTGAGGATGTCGTTGTAGCGAATGGCACTTAAAACAGGATTATTAGTCATTATTCAGCAGCGTCTGGATACAAAAATACACTTTATATAACCAAGTAGCATTCTCTAGTGTCTTGGAGAGGGCTGAGTGTCTGCGTTGAGTGTCTTTCCTTATGTTGTGGATGGGTCTTTCTCCTCCACATTGAGCACAGTGTGATGCACAATACCAATGTCCTCCAATGTCAGGTGTGCCTCTGTGATTAACAGTTTCCGTGGATAGGGCGTGCAGACTGCGTAGATTGTCGGATGGTACCCGGTCTTAAACATCCAGTCCACAAGGACCTATAATACACATGGGTAACGTTTAGTACAGGAATGTGTAACATTATACGAAAGGTTGGCTACTGTCATGAATAcattcttgtaaaaaaaaatgagcaaTTTTAAAGATGCATTAGAGAGTtgttgtctaaaactagcaatcGATCTAGCTGACAGCCATCAGACCTGCCTTGCAATGACTAAAACCAGTACAGTTAGCTCACTGGGTGATGTATTTCAGCAATAGATTTGGCGACAGCATAAAGTAAAAGCCtactaaaaaaaataatatttccATTGGGATTTCCAACCTTGAGCAAAATGTAACCTGTGCATTGCCTGAACAGCTcgagagaaggacagaagtgTTTATCAATCCTTAACATGACAATATATACcaacaaaatgaatttgagaacGTAAGAAAATTCTACACGAAGCCATACGTTACAAACTGTAACTTCACCCTGCCTCAGTATAAGAAAGAAAGCAATACAAGATAATTTCAACAAGCACCGACTCACAGTAGATGGATGGGACTTCAGAAACCTCCTGTAAACAGTTCTCCCGCTTAGACATCTTAACGCCACATTTACAGCCTGGAAAAGGAAAACAAGGGACTCTCTGGTAAATGCTATACTTGAAAGATTTGACACATAAAGAAGTTCAATATGGAATTAATGAATTCATTAATCTATCTATGGTTCATTTAAGCTAAATATTTGCCAGTTTTACAACAGCTTAgttggaaaatgaaaataaaattctTGAATACTGTAATATATCTGGAGCTTCAAATACTATAGGGATGCACAATAATATGTTCCTGGCCGATGAGGTCTCAGGGAAGCTTCAGACAAATCTGTTCAAGTAGGATGagatttatatttttatgttttatgttagtttaaaaaataaatgtccaaGTTGAAATGATTCTCGTATTTTTCATGAGCGAACGTGTACACTAGTTTAAGAAATCACTGTCAATTGGATGAAGCCCACCGTCCCAACATGTCAGTCATGGATAGTGCGTGTATGGCAACTCTATAGAATGGAGGACATAACTTCCAACTTGAGGCTCCAGAGAGAGAAATTCTTGAAAAGATGAAGCCCTGCCTTGTTAATAATGTTTTGAGAGAAGAGAGCAAGTCCCCACACCCTCTTGTTTTCCCAcctaatttttttaaatttgatttttattttaaacaaatgttaaTGACTATTTTTATCAACTTCCTTGATCGTTTTGTCATGGTTGAATGTTTTTTCAAAGCAGTCAAGTTAACAGAATTCCATCATTTGTCAGCTTCCACTGGAGAATTGCCACTATATGCTGACAATTTGTTTCAGTATATttaaagttttgttttgttttgtaaatcacTCACCCCTTCTGCATCTACTGGTGGTTCGTCCGGCAAAACAATAACCTGAATATTCAAATCAAGCAGAATATAAGAAGAGAATTACATTTTCATGAATCTTCGTctatgtttagtttttttttcaaaacaatgaAAACTACCACAGTGTTTAAAAGGAGATGGAAAAGATAACAAATGCTCAGGAGAGATATTAGTCTGAGTAATTTCGGGCTGttaaatgtaattgtatatTGTTACATGTAATGCTCGATATCATGGGACAATAATTTCATAAGTGTCCAGCAATTCCCAAACATATACAACTTTTCATAATGGAATTGTAGTCAAATGTACCAATTAATGAAGTATGTGTGTAGACTCACTCTTTTAGCCAGAGGGGGGTCTATTTGGACAGGTTGCTGGGAGACCGAAGCTGGCAGCCTTCTCCTTCGGATGGCCCTCTGCAgggctgtctctccctcttcctcgtGAACCTCCTCGTGATCACACGACTCACCTTCCTGGACAAAGCACATACTTCACTGGTATAAATATATTGAATGCATTGGTTGTTCCTGAATAGATTGTAcaaaacatgtgtgtgatgggttggagaaaaaaaaaaaaaacatccttttcGGAATTTCACATCCTTTTCGGGAATTTCACATCCTTACAAAAGCCATCTTTACATCAGGATGCACATTTAGCCACacaagtgtacacacatacaagggTTAGAACATCTACTGCatataattatttatatataaggGTTACAACATCTACTGCatataattatttatatataaggGTTAGAACATCTACTGCATATAATGATTCATATCTCTTCACACAACGCTCACCCCTACGGTTTCCCCTTCAGTCAGTTTCCAGGCTGCTCCAGTCATGCGGTAAAAGTgttcctccttctttctctggaGAGTCTCCTGCTTTGGCTTTTGCACATGCTCTTGGTAGTCGGACGCCTGTGttcataaaaaaagagagacacactgaaGTATACTCTTCATGTGACGATAGATTTACACTCAGTACAACATGAATGCAACAGTTCTCTAACCTGATATTAGCGGTTCCTGCAAATTTAATAACGTAATTTCCTTGTATTGTTCTGATGTCCGTAAATGATCACCTTTTTGTTTAACTTTGCCTGTTGCTCCGATCTTGCAGTTTCTTGTTTCAGCTTAGTGTCGGGATCCTCTGGTTCTGAGAAACATGTCCCCATCTCACTCAGTTAACATTAAAGACATACTTAAGTGACTGAGTCTGACAGAGCACTGCCGCATCGGAACCGTGTAAACATGTAACATGGGAGATGAGAGTGCAGGGGCTCTCTTCCCATCGGAACTTTGCTATTTGCACATAGCTTTGAGCTCAGAGATGCGTGTAGGTTGCCTCTGCATcaaaatattaaatgaaataaGAATTTTAGAGTAACATTGGGTTAGACGGTAGACCATAGCCAATGAATTACACAACTGAACACTATAGGCTATGCAGTCAACACAAACcaaaatacaaaatgttttCTGACCTTCAAGTTGTGGACGTGGTGGAGGTGGAAAAAGGAGGGCTTTCATTCGCGGATAAAAATATGATGCCAAGGGGATAAAGCACAACAGTAGAAAAGTTCTCCCTGCCAGAAAAATGGCATCTCTCACACCTACGACAGATGATCAGATCAAAATAAATACACCAGTCTTCTTTGTTAATGTTACATTCTATTTGAAAGATTACACTTATGCgccaagtgtaacagaccttaTTCCCTATACAGAACACATTATGTGTGGTGGCAGGCATTCGTTTATTACGAAACCATGTAATGCTTTTTGTCCACAACAAACATAAACTTGTAAGCATTGTGTCAATTAAACACTGAAGAGAGCACATTCTTTCgtgcacacagaaaacaaaatggatgatTCATGTCGTGCACTGAATTGACTGTTACACTTTTCATTTCGTGGACAAGAGGCTGAATGTTATGGTGTGGAGTCCCTTATTGgacatagtaaaaaaaaagaaaaagctttaAAGATTCTGGTGCATACCAGAAACTATCCCGTGCTCACGAGAAAGTTCCTGGTGGGCACCAGATAGGATTGCATGCAATGCGTCCATGGATCCATACATTCTGCGAGTCTGCAGGTTAGGTTTCAGCAAAACACTGATGTCTACGAAAGTGCAGGCAGCCTTTGCTTTCGTGGACAGAATGCATGCTGTAACCTGCAGACTTCACAGCATGTATGGATGGGACCAACGACGCACATCATACTTTCCTAATATAGCAGAACTGTTATGAGGAAAATGGGCTTAGGATATCTATTACGTGGACAGAATAACgtttttgtctttaaaaaataGTTAATTTTGTCCAGAAAGTGAGTAGTGTATTCAGcctttaataaaaaagaaaacaaaagcacaacagTCAATTTAGTGCACATGAACCATCCATTTCGTTTCCTGTGCACGAAAGAATGTGTTCTCTTCAATATTTCCTGAACACAACACTAACGCGTTTGTGTTTTTCGTGGACAAAGGCATTATGGTCCACGAGTATAGTTTCGTAATACATTAATGCCTGTCGTAGCAGAATGCGTTTTATTCGAAATAAGGTCTATTACACTTAGCGCCTGATAGTATGGGGTTTGATTCCACAAGACATGCATTACATTACAACTCAGTGTAAAATACAAACAGCAACAGAGTAAACAGAAACATTAGCCTACCTATTATGGAATGTTTCCATGAAATACAGCAAAAGAATAAAATTGCCACGACACAAACACTTAGAGACGGCTTGCAAACAGACATTTTACTAATTTCCGTATAACAAGTGACGTTATTTGCAAAAGACGTGTGCCGGAAGATAGCAATTGTGTTTGGCATTTTCAAATTAAAAGTCGTTGTGTGATAGTATGTCCAGTGTCACTTTCTTGCATCTATGTATTTAATCTGACCATCCATTTAGGATGTCTAAGAAACATCCACTAATGCATTGAGGCCAAATAGGGGAAACCGGGGGCAGTTgtaccttgtttttttttttttttttacattttccttCATAACTCACAGACTACTTTAAGAAAAAATAGTCATCTTTTAATTTGCTCGCAAATGCcaatggctgtggaaacattgttcctcatcaccatatccattaagtacaacTACACGTATTGGCAGCCGAACTCTACCCACCCACTTTGTCcgtttcttcccctcctagtctggACTAGTGTGGGATGCTgttgtagtctctccacctgacctaCTTGCAGAACCCCTCTGCCTACActtacccacccccaccacactgtcatacacttattctgccccatactctgtgctagctttacctgcagtgtgtaaataattgccaccatcgacagttttctgttccattactctactagtaacctacgagcacactgtttacccactaagctgttctacaatacttgaatgctctctctccccaccttttcCACTATCAATTtggtatgcatcatgtatatatcatgttatgtttgtatgtattgtgtacatttacctgCTCATTtacatgctcatcctgatatgtgtatgaattcatctgccatgtttctgattgtctcCCATCCCCTTGTGCCATAAGTGCAGCAACGGCAGGGCACCCAACAGAGTCAGACCTCCCTTGGCTGTGAATAGCTCTCGAGACAGACAATGCAgacatcttcctcttcctcactgttatcctcattttcttcttttcttctttaccATTTTCTCCTTTTCTGCAAAGAcctttcttttttacttttgaCAAGGATGCGTTCCCCTGCTCTTCCTCAAGGGAATTCCCGACTGGTGTGTCCGTAAGAATTGCCGTGGTTCTCCTTCTTCTGGTCTTAGAGGTCTTTCGGGGCCTGATTTTGGGAATGGCCTTACCAAGACAGGTGAAAACTCATCAAGGACCATGAAGACGTTCCAGCAGATGGCAGGGGGGAGGCGATGGAAGGTGGCCCAGTGACAGGTACAGTGCAGTGGAAGTGGTGGAGAAAGGCACAGCAGTAGGCGCAGTGGAAGGCCCAGCAGTAGGCGCAAGGATGTCCCAGAGATGGATGCAGTGAGGGCAAAGGAGGACGGCCCAGCTATAGGCATGGTGGAGGCGATGATAGGTGGTGCAGTGGCAGGCATGGTGGAGGCGATGACAGGAGGTGCAGTGGCAGGCATGATAGATGGTGTAGAATGTTGGGTGCCAGAATGTTGggtgccagaatacctaagaatggccgaaacggttgaaacctttaaacatgcacttaagacatacctctttgatctcgcttatcactcactgtaaaatgtatttaacatttatggaacatttatttatttacttatttctgtctcttttcaagtatttgtccccccccccccccccagcagctgtctcttagtttgacgataactgtgctgagcagtcctttatggtgccagtgcggttagtacgtaatttcctgttcatttatctctggcaaaatctgtgtctttttataagtgttttgtaacttgtaaaatgtatttatttaacattaatgtaacatttatttatttatttacttatctgtgtctctttacaagtgtttgtaaccccccccccccagcagcttagtttgacgatgaccgtgctgagtagtcctttacggtgccagtgcggttagtacgtttattttattttattcatttatctcttgaaaatctgtgttttttttacaagtgtttgtaaaccccccccccccttttctttcctactgtgaggcgcattgtgttacttccttgtatgaaatgcgccgtacaaataaagtttgatttgatgatttgatttgataggTGGTGTAGTGGTAGATACAGTGGAGGCAAAGACAGAAGGCCCAGCTGCAGGCAAGGTGGATAAAATGGAAGGTGGTGCAGTGGGGGATAGggtggagatgatggaggatTACCCAGCCGCAGGGACAGTGGAGGATTACCCAGCCGCAGGAACAGTGGAGGATTACCCAGCCGCAGGAACAGTGGAGGATTACCCAGCCGCAGGAAcagtggagatgatggaggatTACCCAGCCGCAGGAAcagtggagatgatggaggatTACCCAGCCGCAGGAACAGTGGAGGTGATGGAGGATTACCCAGCCGCAGGAACAGTGGAGGTGATGGACAAAGTGGAAGCTGGACCAGTGACTGACATCTCAGGATTGAGTGGACGGTCAGTGACGCGAGATATTAGTGTAATCGGGTGGTCAGTGACACAAGATATTAGTGTAATCGGGTGGTCAGTGACACGAGATATTAGTGTAATCGGGTGGTCAGTGACACAAGATATTAGTGTAATCGGGTGGTCAGTGACACGAGATATTAGTGTAATCGGGTGGTCAGTGACACCAGATATTAGTGTAATCGGGTGGTCAGTGACACGAGATATTAGTGTAATCGGGTGGTCAGTGACACAAGATATTAGTGTAATCGGGTAGTCAGTGACGCGAGATATTAGTGTAATCGGGTGGTCAGTGACACAAGATATTAGTGTAATCGGGTGGTCAGTGACACAAGATATTAGTGTAATCGGGTCGTCAGTGATGCGAGATATTAGTGTAATCGGGTGGTCAGTGACACGAGATATTAATGTAATCGGGTCGTCAGTGATGCGAGATATTAGTGTAATCGGGTGGTCAGTGACGTGAGATATTAATGTAATCGGGTGGTCAGTGACACAAGATATTCGTGTAATCGTAGATTCAGTGACGCCAGATGGTGCAAAATCAGCATCAATGAAAATGTCTCTGTTGAAGGGCCTACTATTTGCACTACTGTTAGTGGCAGCTCAGCATCATTAAAAAGGGAATTAGTGTAATCGGATTGTGTCACATTttacctttatttatttttcaaggaCATGATTTCACATTAATGTAGCATATGATTTTATAGTACCACATGATAAGTgtgcaaaatacatttttacacaACTGACATACATTACTTGTATATCAAATTATGTAGATCAAAACAATTATATAAAACAAAGGTATAGAACTGCAAAATATTGTTTcatgggcagcacggtggctcagtggttagcactgtcgcctcacagcaagaaggccctgggttcgaatcccggtcgttccagtcgttctgtgttctgtgttgcatgttctccctgtgcctgcgtgggtttactccggtttcccccaccatcataaagacatgcattgcatcgtatgaatgttggtggtggcttctgtcagtctgccccagctactgaggtagcttaccaccaccggtatgaatgactactggactctgtaaagcgacttcgggtatttagagaagcgctatatgagattgaattgattgataagAAAATCAGTTTATAAAAATTAGTAGTTGGTGTCAACTCGATCAGACATTATTATGCTTCTTTTGAGATTTCTATATCTTGGCATTATTTTACAGCACAAGGGTCTTTGGTTTCTCCCACGGAAACTCATCCCTTCCAAAGTGTCCATAGCAGGCAGTGGCTTGGAAGATGGGATTTTTCAAACCCAGCTCCCTACAAGGAACAATAAAACATCATAGTGAGACAGAATTTGAAAAATACTTCCAACATTGTAACAACTGAGAGGGTTCATTAATGTTCATTATTACTTAATGAATTACTTAATTATTGTTAATCATTATTTATAGGTATCTTTGTATCTTATGTATTGTGTGTCTTATaacaatataaaaatgtatattatgAACAGAAAAGTGTATGATCAAGTCTGTGTCCTCCGAGTCGAACTTTGTGTTCTAGCTGATAGTGGTAGAGGAAGTTGTTTTCCTGAAGTTGCAGACTTCCGCAAGGTCAGAGAGagcctttatttattttctgttattTTCTGCCTTCTTTGTGAACAGACATTGTGTCAGTTGGACTGTGGCTGTTAACGGTTTCCTTGTCTATTTAGAGACGCAGGTTAATCTTCTATGTGAAACCTTGCCCTCTCCCTTGATGTGCATCATTGTAAAGAATAAAACCTTGTTCTTGACTGAACATCATTCTCGGACTGAGTCTCCATTAATCTGGGGCAAATGTACCATGACAACAGAGTAGATAGGTGAAGGGTCAATGTACCTATGGCCTCCTCAGAATATGCTGTTGACAATAACATTGCATGTAGCTCTGCCATTGTGTTGACAGATGACAGACATCAATTGTTCAAATTTTGATTTACATTCCAGAtgagaaatgaaaaacaaaagctTGTTTTATGTTTAAAGACATATGTTTGGTTTTAACGCTGCAAATTTGAAACACCTGAAATTGTGTTTtgtcagaaaagaaaaatctgAAGTGGTTATGAGATGTTTTAACAATATTCTGTGTTACATGAGTCATCCTCCATCTGGTCATAAATAAGTTTGATCAGTAACAGAGTAACAAAAGACATTGATTTCCGTTTGACTTCCATGCCTGTAAACATCTACTTTGTGCTCCCTGGCCACACCTCAGAACATGGCTGAAAAATGTACCCATATGAACCTTTGCTCTCTGTGTAATAACATGAACTCAGAGGCTTGCTATAGAAGTACTTTGCTCCCCATTAACAATACtgctgtgtcactgtgtttaGGTCATAGAGACTTGGGCACACCGTAAACACTGGAGTATGCTGGTACCAGGGGCTACGCTCATGTCTGTTGCATGTGCTATCTTCTCTTGATGACATACTTTAACATTATTTTAAATGCACTGAACACTGATCCCAGCTGAGGGAAGCCCCTCTTGCATGTTAAGTAACCCGAGTTTGAttatttgtgtacgtgtgtgtactgAAGGCCTACTTACTTAACAATCACCCCTGGCCTCAAGTCGAAGTTCGCGTTCACAATTTGGAGTAGTTCATCCTCATCCAATGCAGAGGTGCCGTAGTGGAACACAGATATGGATAAAGGATGGCTCACAGCAATAGCATAGGATATctacaagaaaaagaaaatggagatcCATGTGTTTTTGCTGAGAGGGAGCATTTGTCATGTTCATGATGAATCAGTGATCAATTTTACTTTTGATCATATCAATTTGATCGTATTAACATTTTTAGCTCTTGCCTTTTTGGGTTTTGTATGCCACTACAGACATACATGAAGAAAAGTAGACCTTACAAATGCATCTGAGAGGGTTCACCCATTCCCATTCACCAAATCAAATCNNNNNNNNNNNNNNNNNNNNNNNNNNNNNNNNNNNNNNNNNNNNNNNNNNNNNNNNNNNNNNNNNNNNNNNNNNNNNNNNNNNNNNNNNNNNNNNNNNNNNNNNNNNNNNNNNNNNNNNNNNNNNNNNNNNNNNNNNNNNNNNNNNNNNNNNNNNNNNNNNNNNNNNNNNNNNNNNNNNNNNNNNNNNNNNNNNNNNNNNNNNNNNNNNNNNNNNNNNNNNNNNNNNNNNNNNNNNNNNNNNNNNNNNNNNNNNNNNNNNNNNNNNNNNNNNNNNNNNNNNNNNNNNNNNNNNNNNNNNNNNNNNNNNNNNNNNNNNNNNNNNNNNNNNNNNNNNNNNNNNNNNNNNNNNNNNNNNNNNNNNNNNNNNNNNNNNNNNNNNNNNNNNNNNNNNNNNNNNNNNNNNNNNNNNNNNNNNNNNNNNNNNNNNNNNNNNNNNNNNNNNNNNNNNNNNNNNNNNNNNNNNNNNNNNNNNNNNNNNNNNNNNNNNNNNNNNNNNNNNCAAAAACCCAGCACTTCACTCGCtaatatcttgtgatgtaaaggttcaaacttcaTGAAACTAAATAACACCCCGCATCAGCTGACACATTTCTAAACGTGTCAAGAACTGCTTAAGCTAACATTTGGAAATTGTGAAAACTGTGATGTACAGGTTCGAACTTATTGAAAATCTGCTTGGAGCCTGGTGATCGATGACCTTTGAACCCTGATGATTATGAGAGTGTATACCCCCgtcctgttataaatgttgatactttacattgtattgttttcaaaacTATATTAttcaactaataatcctacattttatacatacatgcatatttctcAAAATTGTAAAGAAAATGGCAAGTACATTTATACAAAGCTCATATTGTTCCTTCAGAAAATGCTCAGATTTAACACAAGAATATATCAGTTATACAGTCACACTCATGTCTCATGTTCAGTAGTCACTCAGAAAAAGACAAacgacaaacttttttttgccAGAAATGGACCGGACTTTTCTTGGACCGGAAAATATCTTTTCATTTCACTTAGTTCTTAAAGCCCCGCTGCTCCTGGGTGGACCCTTGAGACCCTTAAAGGCCCCGAGCCAGACGAAAGGGACACGTGGGTCCCCAGACAAAAGGGACACATGGGTCCCCAGACGAAAGGGACACATGGGTCCCCAGCCTAAATACAGTCTGATCCAGAGGCATTGTTAGGTCCAAACACTCTGGGCTACAGAATATTTACCCAGAACTGACATGTTTATAgccaaaacaacagacagacagtgtaaCAGAGTGGAACTTGACTTGCGGTGTCCAAAGGAAGGGGAAGTAATTAAGcgctgcacacagcacacaaagttGGAAGCAGCGTGCACCCCAGATGAAAAGagcatgcatatgcatatgtacATTGCAACTGAACTAAAAACAAAGTCATATTTTTTGGACACAGgcat encodes:
- the ubxn8 gene encoding UBX domain-containing protein 8, giving the protein MPNTIAIFRHTSFANNVTCYTEISKMSVCKPSLSVCVVAILFFCCISWKHSIIGVRDAIFLAGRTFLLLCFIPLASYFYPRMKALLFPPPPRPQLEEPEDPDTKLKQETARSEQQAKLNKKASDYQEHVQKPKQETLQRKKEEHFYRMTGAAWKLTEGETVGEGESCDHEEVHEEEGETALQRAIRRRRLPASVSQQPVQIDPPLAKRVIVLPDEPPVDAEGAVNVALRCLSGRTVYRRFLKSHPSTVLVDWMFKTGYHPTIYAVCTPYPRKLLITEAHLTLEDIGIVHHTVLNVEEKDPSTT